The genome window TCAATGATAGGCATACCATAAATGATCTCACCAAACCTGTCATTCAAATCTTGTAAATAGGCGTAATATTCATACCCATTCTCCGCATTGAACTTTGGAAAATTGATGCCGCATAAAGATTTAACCTCCTGCTTGGTTAGCTTTTCCCCGAATGCTTTGAACTGGACAAGATTACGGATACGGACAAAAATCAAAGGCACATGGTCAGAATCCAGTTTTCCATTTTCCGCAGCTTCTGTGACAGTCGCCAGCAGATGATGAACATTCTCCATCGCCTCCGGAACCTTCTCCTCCGGGCAGGCGTCCTCAAAGCAAAGAACCATTGTGGTAAGTCCCGGCATAGAATGATTCAGGATCTTTGGTGTAAAATCCTTGAAGCCAGGCATATACATGGTAGCACCAAGACAGTATTGCAGGAGCTCACGATCCGTATATTTATTAAAATGTTCGGGCTCAACTACAAATTTAAAATCCGGATTATATAAATGGTGTCTCATACCTAAAAACTATCCTTTCTTCTTACAAACTCCCCTTCGGGCTCCATATTGCCTCCGGGTAATACTCATCAATCATTCGCTTAACGAGGCTGCACTGCTTTGCACGTTTACGGGCATCATCCTCTGTACTGTCCCAGGAATGGGTAGCCGCCACGGAACCGCCGGTCTTCAGATAGATTGGCGCGGCAATCCGAATCATCTCCGGCACTTCATAATGGCGAATAAATCCTCCCGTAGACTTCGGGTTCTCAGTATGAATATCAATAGGACAATCAACCGCCTGGCGCATTGCCGCAAGCATCTGAAGCTGAATATCCCGTACCGGGTTAATGGAATCTGCACCGATGCTTTCCAGCAGCTTTGCAGAGCAGGGATTCCCGTGGCCGGCGTGGGCAGAAACCTTAAAGTGGCAGTCCTCTGGAATCTCCCCCGCTTTTCTCATCTCGTTCAGAATCCACAGGCTGCCCTCATCGTACACCAGGAAACCACGGCATCCCAATCTCGCAGCCCTCTTGACATCCTCAACGGCCCTGACAATCTGCTCCTGACCACGCAGACGATAGCCCATGCGCACGCCCTCTTCGGTATGTACAGAAGCGGATGTATCTGTGGTAGCACGCGGGCCGATAGCCAGAATCAAATCAGTCTGCCATTCATGAGCCAACTCCACCATCTTGCTGATTTCTTCATCCGTCAATCGCATAATTCCCTGCGTCTGGGTTACGCGATGCAGATATAATCCATAGCCGTCCATCGCCTCCAGTAATGCTCTCATCACCTTTGGTCCCTGGATTCCGGGCACTTCAAAACGATACTGCCCTCCATCCTTAAAGCGTTTCTCAGATGTCGGCAAATCATATGCGTCCCCACCGGGTAATCCAACAGATTTCAAAAAATCTCTTGTCCTATCCATACTGTTCATAATGCATTCCTTTCTCCGGTTTTTCCGGCAAGTAATATTTTTTATTTCTGCACTCGGATTCTTAGTTGCTCAAGTTTTCCATCAGTGCATTAATAGACTCTCTATGGTCAAAAATAATAGGCGGAAGTTTGCTGTTCAGTCCTTTGTGTATACGGCAGTCTATAAAAGACGCTCTGCCGCAGTCCTTCAATTTTTCAACCGCTTTTACCAACTCGTTCTCTGTTTCTACGGCGTTTCCAACTGTCTCATATCCGCACGCCCTTGCAATGGAAGTGAAGTCGATCAGATGACCAGCAGATGGCTGGCCTCCAACAGACTCATGCGCCCCATTGTTGAGAATCACATGCATAAAGTTAGGAGCTTTCAGTTTGCTCACCATCGTCATAGCGCCCATGTGCATCATAGCTGCCGAATCACCATCCAAGACAACCACATGTCTTTCAGGCTTCTCCAGTGCTATACCAAGTGCCACCGAGGAAGCATGCCCCATCGAGCCGACATTCAGAAAGTCATGCGCTTTCGTCTCATTCCGCTTCTCCCGCAAGAAGAATAATTCTCTGGTTGCACGACCGGTCGTGGCGGAGTAGATTGTATCATCCGGCATGTGGTCAAGAATTACCTCGATAGCCTCTTCTCGGCTCATGGGGTAAGTCGCATCCACGTTGTTGGGCTTGTCCGGATCGGCCATGACGCCTTTCGGTGCGATAAATGCATACACGCCTCTTGTCTCGATGCAGTACTTCACTGCTTCTTCCACAGTCTTCTCGAACTCATCATTATCATCGATGAGAATAGTGTATGGGATGTGCAGGATGTCCAGAAGGCTCGTGGTAATCTCCCCTTGCAACTTATGCTGCGGATGATTCGGCTCGGTGATTCCCTGTCCTCGCCAACCAATGAGCAGGAGCATCGGAACGGCATACACATTCTTATCTACAAGGCTCGCCAACGGATTGATGGCATTCCCTTCTCCGCTATTCTGCATATAGACGAGGGGAATCTCTTTCGTTGCCAGGTAATGCCCCGCCGCAAGCGCCACCGCGTTGCCTTCATTGGCTGTGATTACATTCCGGTCGCCGCATTTTGCCAAGGCATAATTGCAGAAGCCGTTCAGGTAACTGTCTGGCACGCCGGTGAAGTAGCTCACACCGTGCTGCCCCAGCACTTCAAATACTTTCTTCTGATCTAACATTCTTTCGCTCTTCGCCTCCTGTCACTTCTTCTCTCCGCCAACCGAGCCTTTGCCCTTATACAACGTAAAGTATTCCGGGCTGTCTCCTTTTGTGATCTCCCACGCCATTTCAAACGCATCGACCACATTCTCAGGCAGCGGGCCCGCTTTCACTGTTTCCATGTTCTGAAGCAGGTGGTTCAGCTTAGATGCACCAATCAGGATTGCGTCTCCACGCTTTTCATCCAGCATTGAGTGGTATGCCAGCCAACGGTAAGTCGCTTCAATCGTGGTAATGCCGTGCTTTTCTGCTGCTGTTTTTATTGTTTCGACTGCTTTGAAATAGCTTTCTTTCCAGTAACGCTTCTGGTAGTTTGGCCGATGGGTAAAACGACCATCAGTAGGTGTAGCGTCAAAGGATGTATAACGGCCAGTCAGCAAGCCGCCGCACATGGGGTTATAGGCATAAAAGCGCATGCCGAAGTTATTCAAGCAGTCATTCAGTTCCACTTCCGCTTTACGGGTCAGCGGATTATAGACGCCCTCAAAAACTGTTGGCTTGACCCAGCCGTGCTTGTAGCAGATATGCCAAACATCCGCCAACATCCATGCGGGGAAATTAGAGAGTCCCAGCTCCCTAAACTTTCCCTGATCATGCATATCAGCCATCGCGGACAGCACTGATTCCACCGGCGTTGCGGGATCAGGGAAATGCAGGAACACAGTGTCCACACTGTCCAGGTTGAGCCGGGCGAGGCTCTCATTCACCTGCTTGTAGGCCGCATCCGCATCGAGCTTCCCGGAGATTCGAGGATTGACCTTCGTGGCAATCTTGAAGGTTCGGTTCAGTCCCGGCAGCACCTCGCCCAGCAGTCGCTCACAGTTTCCTTCGTTATAGACATACGCCGTGTCCAGTTCTTCTCCGCCGTTTTTCAGAAAAGTGTTGATAAATAAACCAACATCAGGAGGAAACACACTCTCTCCAAATGTCATCGTTCCGAGTACTAATTTCATTATGATTATGCCCCTCCCTTTAATACACGCATCGGATTCTTGAACTTCTCTTTACCTTCGATCTTTTCTATTGCCTGGACAAGTCCCATAAGTGCATCTTCGTCAGCCTGACCTTTTGCACAAGTCCTAAGTTTACCGATAATGTCATCTCTCATCAGTGGCTTCTCCGGATCTCCCTTGGGAACCAATACCGTCTCCTCATACCTTCTACCATCCCTAAGTACCACCTCAACTCGTGTACCTCTGATGCCCTTACTCCTATCTTCCATGGATAAATCCGGAACCAGCTCCGTCTTCGTTATCAAGTCCAGTACTTCTTTTGTAAGCCTCGGCGGGTTCATATCCGCAATGCCATAGGAACCATTCAGAAGTCCACAAACCAGCGTATACTGAATAGAAAACTTCGTCTCATTCTGATCTTTAGGAATTATGATCCCAGCCAGTTTGATGGCATTGGGGTAGATATACACATTAATCTTCTCTATCTCTTCCGCCTTTACTTTTCTATGTAAGGCAACCGCAGCATCGATCCCGCAGTGCGTGTGGCGGCAAGATGGATAAAGCTTGAAATAACAGTCATGGAGCAGCAGGTGGTCGCTTCCTTTCAGATATTTTTCATGAAACTCAGCGGTCACAGCATGAAACCAGCCGTTCTGCCCTTCCAATGCTTCTGTAGGTCCTTGCACACCTTCGTTTGCCAGCATCGCCGCAAACACACCATTCTCCGCCGCCTTACCGGGATTTAGCGGTTTGATTGCCGGCCGCGAATCACCATAGGAGAGCAAACCTCCGGTCATTGTGGTTGCCAGAGCGATAGCGTCCTCGATTCCCTGTGCATCCAAGTGGTACAGCCTTGCACAGGCAGCAGCACAGGCAAGTGTACCGGCCATCCCAGTTGAATGGAATCCTCTACTCACTAATCCTGGCTGCGCAGCGGAGGAGATCCTGATATACGCTTCGTATCCTGTGGCTAATGCCACCAATACATCCTTATTGCTGCTCTCCAGCTTATCCGCCAAGGCAAACACGGCAGGGATGAGATGGACACCAGCATGGCCAGCAGCCTTTTTATTCCCATCGTCCAACTCCGCACCGTGGCCGTAGACAGAATTCATGAAAGCAGCCAAACGTGCCGGATACCTTTTCTCCTGCAGGAACACTGTGCTCTCCTCTGCTCCGCCCTGCAGATACACGACCTTCTCCACTTTCTCATTAAAATTCCGGTTCTGCTTGTACCCGGCATAGGTAGCCGCAAAGAAATCGATTAAAAGCTTATGTAGTTGATTAACATCTTCCCTCTTAAGTTCTTGTATTCGAAATAAATCCTGTGCAAGATTTGTACTAATCCCCATACTGACTCCTTCTATAAATCCTATAATCTTTTGCCTATAGCTAAGATAAAAATCAAGGTTCGAGCATCTTGTGCATCATTTGCTTCAATAAAACTACAGCCTCGGGCAAATATTGACCCTTCCGGTACATCACTACGATTTTCCTCTCCGGTATTATCTCTTTAATGGAGTAATACGAGATACCTTGCATCTTTTTCACCAGACACCCGGGAATGAAAACTGCACCAATGCTTTCCTATACCATTTCCACAAGAACCTCCAGATAAAAGCACTCCACCTCTTTTCTCAAATCCAGCTTATACTTCCTGACCAAACCATCCAGTTCTCTCTGCATCAAATGTTCCTCATTTAGCATTGCAAAGGGAATGCCGTTCAGAGCAGTGGAACTGATCATCAGGGACTTGCAGATTTAATCGTCCTCAGCTTCTATTCGCAGTGTTAAGGGCACAGCAACCACACTATCTTCCACAAAATGTGTCTCATAGAAGGAAATGTTATCATCCACAGAGAGATACTATTACCAGATCAAACTCTCCATGCGCAGATGCTTCCAGAGGATTCTTTCTTTTTCACGCTTCATTCTGCAATATAAAGTCTGGATAGAGAGCTTTGAAGACTCTCACTATCTTCGGCATTAGCGCCACAGATCGATGAGCTGAGATTCCTATGGGCATTGTCCCGACTTGTATGCTGTAATATCAGATATCTGCTCTTCGATCTGGTGCTCTAGATCCAGCACCTTCCGATCTATGCAGAGAATGTGTGTGCATCGGCTAATGTGAGGACATACTTAAGTTGTTTAAGGTTCATGCGGGTGCCATTATATAGAGTTTCTTCTGCCTTTAGCAAAGTCGCCGTAATAATCTGATCCATATCGTAGTACTTGTACTCGCCGATTCAACCACTTAATGAAGAGTCCACAAATGTTCCATCATACTTCTAATCTCATCTTCCGATTTCTGCTTTACTACAATATTGGGACTCTACCCAAACACGATGCAGTTGTCAGGAATGCTCTCATTAAGCAAGTATGCATTTGCAGAGACGATGACATTACTGCCAATGTGTGAATCACCGAGAATCTTGCTGTTGGCGTACATTAGTATAGAATCACCCAAGGTAGGATAACTGAGTTTCCCATTCTTACGGTTCCCGCCGATAGTGGTTCCTTGATACAAAAACAGATACTCTCCTATTGTTGCCCTTCCCACTACCGATCCCAATGGGTGCTCGGCAGACCAGATGGACGGAAACTGAACAGCATAAAACCAATCAACAGAATTCATAATTTTGTTAAGGTAATATACATTATCCGCAGCATCCTGATACTCATCCAAATAAAGCTGATTCGCATAGGTGCACAGAAAAACAGCATACTGAGCAGAATGCGTTACATGAAATGCAGCCTGTCCATCTGATTGAAAGATGGAACCTTTTCGA of Roseburia hominis contains these proteins:
- a CDS encoding peptidase translates to MNSMDRTRDFLKSVGLPGGDAYDLPTSEKRFKDGGQYRFEVPGIQGPKVMRALLEAMDGYGLYLHRVTQTQGIMRLTDEEISKMVELAHEWQTDLILAIGPRATTDTSASVHTEEGVRMGYRLRGQEQIVRAVEDVKRAARLGCRGFLVYDEGSLWILNEMRKAGEIPEDCHFKVSAHAGHGNPCSAKLLESIGADSINPVRDIQLQMLAAMRQAVDCPIDIHTENPKSTGGFIRHYEVPEMIRIAAPIYLKTGGSVAATHSWDSTEDDARKRAKQCSLVKRMIDEYYPEAIWSPKGSL
- the aepY gene encoding phosphonopyruvate decarboxylase → MLDQKKVFEVLGQHGVSYFTGVPDSYLNGFCNYALAKCGDRNVITANEGNAVALAAGHYLATKEIPLVYMQNSGEGNAINPLASLVDKNVYAVPMLLLIGWRGQGITEPNHPQHKLQGEITTSLLDILHIPYTILIDDNDEFEKTVEEAVKYCIETRGVYAFIAPKGVMADPDKPNNVDATYPMSREEAIEVILDHMPDDTIYSATTGRATRELFFLREKRNETKAHDFLNVGSMGHASSVALGIALEKPERHVVVLDGDSAAMMHMGAMTMVSKLKAPNFMHVILNNGAHESVGGQPSAGHLIDFTSIARACGYETVGNAVETENELVKAVEKLKDCGRASFIDCRIHKGLNSKLPPIIFDHRESINALMENLSN
- a CDS encoding aldo/keto reductase, which codes for MKLVLGTMTFGESVFPPDVGLFINTFLKNGGEELDTAYVYNEGNCERLLGEVLPGLNRTFKIATKVNPRISGKLDADAAYKQVNESLARLNLDSVDTVFLHFPDPATPVESVLSAMADMHDQGKFRELGLSNFPAWMLADVWHICYKHGWVKPTVFEGVYNPLTRKAEVELNDCLNNFGMRFYAYNPMCGGLLTGRYTSFDATPTDGRFTHRPNYQKRYWKESYFKAVETIKTAAEKHGITTIEATYRWLAYHSMLDEKRGDAILIGASKLNHLLQNMETVKAGPLPENVVDAFEMAWEITKGDSPEYFTLYKGKGSVGGEKK
- a CDS encoding MmgE/PrpD family protein encodes the protein MGISTNLAQDLFRIQELKREDVNQLHKLLIDFFAATYAGYKQNRNFNEKVEKVVYLQGGAEESTVFLQEKRYPARLAAFMNSVYGHGAELDDGNKKAAGHAGVHLIPAVFALADKLESSNKDVLVALATGYEAYIRISSAAQPGLVSRGFHSTGMAGTLACAAACARLYHLDAQGIEDAIALATTMTGGLLSYGDSRPAIKPLNPGKAAENGVFAAMLANEGVQGPTEALEGQNGWFHAVTAEFHEKYLKGSDHLLLHDCYFKLYPSCRHTHCGIDAAVALHRKVKAEEIEKINVYIYPNAIKLAGIIIPKDQNETKFSIQYTLVCGLLNGSYGIADMNPPRLTKEVLDLITKTELVPDLSMEDRSKGIRGTRVEVVLRDGRRYEETVLVPKGDPEKPLMRDDIIGKLRTCAKGQADEDALMGLVQAIEKIEGKEKFKNPMRVLKGGA